The Theileria orientalis strain Shintoku DNA, chromosome 2, complete genome genome has a window encoding:
- a CDS encoding 1-phosphatidylinositol-4-phosphate 5-kinase, producing MRVPVCGVRRENLLPKLPSEYFRLLNETIECSQEEAQLIYNKFRALAPTGRLTLYNFQECLGLFGTIGRLLAERMFRAFDLNNDEYLDFVEFSSSLLVMTRGKEEKKLALSYRIIHPNPQNLPNSIIGSLELSGMESKSGEVTTRRLESGNERSENREREKEQEEHSQQNELEKQGSEDLKTKERSQLSSSSLGFIRMTTQSIINTTKILSSITDMGSEKGKREEEEEEEEGIQFGEFVDFVNDIALTKALLVCREPQYYSNDKILKIFQKYASVSKEGIKRLTQSDYVDAVCESSEFLEFLGISLSQYAVETVSSSYKGVNMFLQRINASTFGYINRTKMKRKNVYKWMNNAEAKRGLSVHFGHESWNNVVNMMIGLSIAARYVYSQQESELREDDYSIKLCFDITENVQGLNVNMYVRTPQYPSLNFNSLSEYYKHTQKSRRFNRNYAAGNKEEVKPESRPESDQKNEEEGKLESGQNGKLERKNRSNSWEGKLGIRPNTEELSKPENTNNQEGNHVNKENSYSSISVFNLEDAKEAEQEGGERENREISSSSRLILSNMSNSNLLTSDMDFRFTRFYKDNLNDIGTQQGGRQFNDAVKSRVIFKEYAPMVFRQIRKISGISEKDYTDSVSPEQIVGSMVLGNLSTMSELVSEGKSGALFYYTINGKLILKTVTKACAKFVKRWLKRYYAHLKEAPTSILTRFYGLFSITNVATDAGRAGHHGHSAATKKTYFVVMNNVFYSQVSVHRRFDLKGSWVGRELHPSELKDPTVALKDVDFDRAAEPLLLGPKTEGFMATLKKDVEFLRDSNLLDYSLLLGVHYRDQSRDQVNWEEDREPRPGDQHRIMATDHSRIYYVGIVDLLTPWDFVKRLEHAWRVVQTRDHLGVSCVNPDFYCRRFVKFISDHLK from the exons atGAGGGTTCCTGTTTGCGGAGTAAGAAGGGAAAACCTGCTCCCAAAGCTACCAAGCGAGTATTTCAGGCTTCTAAACGAGACGATAGAATGTTCACAGGAAGAAGCACAGTTAATATACAACAA GTTCCGAGCGCTGGCACCGACGGGGAGGCTGACGCTGTACAACTTTCAAGAATGCCTGGGGCTCTTTGGAACTATCGGAAGACTCCTGGCAGAAAGAATGTTCAGAGCGTTCGACCTGAACAATGACGAATACCTGGACTTCGTGGAGTTCTCGTCCTCACTGCTGGTGATGACGAGAGggaaggaggagaagaagctggcGCTGAGCTACAGAATCATACACCCGAACCCACAAAACCTGCCAAACTCAATAATAGGATCGCTGGAGTTGAGCGGTATGGAGTCAAAGTCAGGAGAAGTAACGACGAGAAGACTTGAATCAGGTAATGAGAGATCGGAGAACAGAGAAAGAGAAAAGGAACAAGAGGAACACTCACAGCAAAATGAGCTAGAGAAGCAGGGAAGCGAAGATCTGAAGACGAAGGAGCGCTCACAACTGTCGTCGTCGTCACTGGGATTCATTAGAATGACGACGCAGAGTATCATAAACACGACGAAGATACTGTCCTCAATCACGGACATGGGCTCAGAAAAGGGGAAGcgagaagaggaggaggaagaagaggaaggaaTACAGTTTGGAGAGTTCGTGGACTTCGTGAACGACATCGCACTGACGAAGGCGCTGCTGGTGTGCAGAGAGCCGCAGTACTACAGCAACGACAAGATCCTAAAAATATTCCAAAAGTACGCCTCAGTGTCGAAGGAAGGAATCAAGAGACTGACGCAGTCAGACTACGTCGACGCAGTGTGCGAAAGCAGTGAGTTCCTGGAGTTCCTGGGAATATCACTATCGCAGTACGCAGTGGAGACAGTGAGCAGCAGCTACAAGGGAGTAAACATGTTCCTGCAGAGAATTAACGCAAGCACGTTCGGGTACATCAACAgaacgaagatgaagaggaaaaaCGTGTATAAGTGGATGAATAACGCGGAGGCGAAGAGAGGGCTTAGCGTGCACTTCGGACACGAAAGTTGGAACAACGTGGTTAACATGATGATAGGACTCTCAATAGCAGCGAGGTACGTGTACTCGCAGCAGGAGTCGGAGCTGAGAGAAGACGACTACAGCATTAAACTGTGCTTCGACATCACGGAAAACGTGCAGGGACTCAACGTTAACATGTACGTGAGGACGCCGCAGTACCCGTCACTTAATTTCAACAGCCTCTCGGAGTACTACAAGCACACGCAGAAGAGCAGAAGGTTTAACCGAAATTATGCAGCTGGAAACAAGGAAGAAGTGAAGCCGGAAAGTAGACCGGAATCGGATCAGAAaaacgaagaggaaggaaaGCTGGAGTCAGGACAAAACGGGAAATTGGAAAGAAAGAATAGAAGCAATAGCTGGGAAGGAAAGCTGGGAATAAGACCGAATACGGAGGAACTGAGTAAGCCGGAGAACACGAATAACCAAGAAGGGAACCACGTCAACAAGGAAAACTCGTACAGTAGCATAAGCGTATTTAACCTGGAGGACGCGAAAGAAGCAGAGCAGGAAGGAGGAGAAAGAGAAAACAGAGAGATAAGTAGCAGCAGCCGCCTGATACTGAGCAACATGAGTAACAGTAACCTCCTGACGAGCGACATGGACTTTAGGTTCACAAGGTTCTACAAGGATAACCTGAACGACATAGGAACGCAGCAGGGAGGAAGACAGTTCAACGACGCAGTGAAGTCGAGAGTCATATTTAAGGAGTACGCACCAATGGTCTTCAGACAAATAAGAAAGATCTCAGGGATCAGCGAAAAGGACTACACGGACTCAGTAAGTCCGGAGCAGATCGTGGGCAGCATGGTCCTGGGAAACCTGAGCACGATGTCGGAGCTGGTCTCGGAGGGCAAGAGCGGGGCGCTGTTCTACTACACAATCAACGGAAAACTGATCCTGAAGACGGTCACGAAGGCGTGCGCGAAGTTCGTGAAGAGGTGGCTCAAGAGATACTACGCGCACCTGAAGGAGGCGCCGACCTCGATCCTGACGAGGTTCTACGGACTATTCAGCATAACGAACGTGGCGACGGACGCGGGACGCGCAGGGCACCACGGGCACTCGGCGGCGACGAAGAAGACCTACTTTGTCGTGATGAACAACGTATTCTACTCGCAAGTTAGCGTACACAGAAGGTTCGACCTCAAGGGAAGCTGGGTGGGCAGAGAGCTGCACCCGTCGGAGCTCAAGGACCCGACGGTGGCGCTGAAGGACGTCGACTTCGACAGGGCGGCAGAGCCTCTGCTGCTGGGCCCGAAGACGGAGGGCTTCATGGCgacgctgaagaaggacgtGGAGTTCCTGCGCGACTCGAACCTGCTCGACTACTCGCTGCTCCTGGGCGTACACTACCGCGACCAGTCGCGCGACCAGGTCAACTGGGAGGAGGACCGGGAGCCGCGCCCGGGCGACCAGCACCGCATCATGGCCACCGACCACAGCAGGATCTACTACGTGGGCATCgtggacctgctgacgCCCTGGGACTTCGTGAAGCGCCTGGAGCACGCCTGGCGCGTCGTGCAGACGCGCGACCACCTCGGCGTCTCCTGCGTTAACCCGGACTTCTACTGCAGGCGCTTCGTCAAGTTCATATCGGACCACCTCAAGTAG